The proteins below come from a single Juglans regia cultivar Chandler chromosome 12, Walnut 2.0, whole genome shotgun sequence genomic window:
- the LOC109002705 gene encoding protein ABIL1 isoform X2, giving the protein MIEVEQSRPLNPVMTFDEVSMERSKSFVKALQELKNLRPQLYSAAEYCEKSFLHSEQKQMVLDNLKDYAVRALVNAVDHLGTVAYKLTDLLEQQTSEVSTIELNISCVNQQLLTCQTYMSREGLRQQQLLAFIPRHHKHYILPNSVNKRVHFSPHIQTDAAKNSFQARARLRPSGIPASKTLSWHLASETKSTLKGIPHASTSTEDARTSGKTSEVFHLIDVEETSRTKSSAAHLQLPSGGPASGAIVQTSGATDAMESSKALTTYRSFENQNRRAIVRVPVRSKSVLSSFFVKQKTSKMKAGSVA; this is encoded by the exons ATGATCGAAGTGGAGCAATCGAGGCCGCTCAATCCGGTCATGACCTTCGACGAGGTCTCCATGGAGCGCAGCAAGAGCTTCGTCAAAGCTTTGCAG GAACTGAAGAACTTGAGACCTCAACTATATTCTGCTGCAGAATATTGTGAAAAATCATTTCTTCATAGTGAGCAGAAACAGAT GGTGCTGGACAACTTGAAAGATTATGCCGTTCGAGCCCTGGTAAATGCTGTTGATCACCTTGGGACAGTTGCATACAAATTAACTGACCTTCTTGAGCAGCAAACATCAGAAGTCTCAACTATCGAGCTGAATATTTCTTGCGTAAATCAG CAACTTCTGACATGTCAAACATACATGAGTAGAGAAGGTCTCAGGCAGCAGCAGTTGTTGGCATTCATTCCCAGACATCATAAGCACTACATTTTGCCAA ATTCTGTCAATAAGCGGGTACATTTTAGCCCACACATACAGACTGATGCTGCGAAAAACAGTTTTCAAGCTAGAGCTCGTCTTCGGCCCTCAG GTATCCCAGCATCAAAAACTCTTTCATGGCATTTAGCCTCAGAAACGAAATCCACCTTGAAAGGGATTCCACATGCTTCAACCAG CACTGAAGATGCAAGAACCTCTGGAAAGACTTCAGAGGTTTTCCATCTTATAG ATGTTGAGGAGACTTCGAGGACCAAATCCTCAGCAGCTCATCTACAGTTACCAAGTGGTGGCCCTGCTTCTGGTGCAATTGTGCAGACATCGGGTGCCACT GATGCAATGGAGAGTTCCAAAGCATTGACAACATACAGGTCATTTGAAAACCAAAACCGACGTGCAATTGTGCGTGTCCCTGTTCGGAGCAAAAGCGTACTATCATCCTTCTTCGTCAAACAGAAAACATCAAAGATGAAGGCCGGTTCTGTTGCGTGA
- the LOC109002705 gene encoding protein ABIL1 isoform X1 — protein sequence MIEVEQSRPLNPVMTFDEVSMERSKSFVKALQELKNLRPQLYSAAEYCEKSFLHSEQKQMVLDNLKDYAVRALVNAVDHLGTVAYKLTDLLEQQTSEVSTIELNISCVNQQLLTCQTYMSREGLRQQQLLAFIPRHHKHYILPNSVNKRVHFSPHIQTDAAKNSFQARARLRPSGIPASKTLSWHLASETKSTLKGIPHASTSTEDARTSGKTSEVFHLIDVEETSRTKSSAAHLQLPSGGPASGAIVQTSGATVRDAMESSKALTTYRSFENQNRRAIVRVPVRSKSVLSSFFVKQKTSKMKAGSVA from the exons ATGATCGAAGTGGAGCAATCGAGGCCGCTCAATCCGGTCATGACCTTCGACGAGGTCTCCATGGAGCGCAGCAAGAGCTTCGTCAAAGCTTTGCAG GAACTGAAGAACTTGAGACCTCAACTATATTCTGCTGCAGAATATTGTGAAAAATCATTTCTTCATAGTGAGCAGAAACAGAT GGTGCTGGACAACTTGAAAGATTATGCCGTTCGAGCCCTGGTAAATGCTGTTGATCACCTTGGGACAGTTGCATACAAATTAACTGACCTTCTTGAGCAGCAAACATCAGAAGTCTCAACTATCGAGCTGAATATTTCTTGCGTAAATCAG CAACTTCTGACATGTCAAACATACATGAGTAGAGAAGGTCTCAGGCAGCAGCAGTTGTTGGCATTCATTCCCAGACATCATAAGCACTACATTTTGCCAA ATTCTGTCAATAAGCGGGTACATTTTAGCCCACACATACAGACTGATGCTGCGAAAAACAGTTTTCAAGCTAGAGCTCGTCTTCGGCCCTCAG GTATCCCAGCATCAAAAACTCTTTCATGGCATTTAGCCTCAGAAACGAAATCCACCTTGAAAGGGATTCCACATGCTTCAACCAG CACTGAAGATGCAAGAACCTCTGGAAAGACTTCAGAGGTTTTCCATCTTATAG ATGTTGAGGAGACTTCGAGGACCAAATCCTCAGCAGCTCATCTACAGTTACCAAGTGGTGGCCCTGCTTCTGGTGCAATTGTGCAGACATCGGGTGCCACTGTAAGG GATGCAATGGAGAGTTCCAAAGCATTGACAACATACAGGTCATTTGAAAACCAAAACCGACGTGCAATTGTGCGTGTCCCTGTTCGGAGCAAAAGCGTACTATCATCCTTCTTCGTCAAACAGAAAACATCAAAGATGAAGGCCGGTTCTGTTGCGTGA
- the LOC109002704 gene encoding UDP-D-xylose:L-fucose alpha-1,3-D-xylosyltransferase MGP4 isoform X2 has translation MMSTFLHQRPIHNPFSNQYLLSPHSNSTSQRPISIFNPTALLILLSLLVVLWVFLPWAGMPVFIFSTTRSPSVTKWRHYSLAQAASFVAKNGTVIVCAVSQPYLPFLNNWLISISRQKHQDKVLVIAEDYATLYKVNERWPGHAVLVPPAPDAQTAHKFGSQGFFNFTSRRPRHLLHILELGYNVMYNDVDMVWLADPFFYLQGNHDVYFTDDMAAVKPLQHSHDLPPPGKKGRTYICSCLIFLRSTPGAKLVMKKWIEELQEQPWSKAKKANDQPAFNWALNKTVGAAAFPTGGLYFKNQTWVQETKGKHVIIHNNYISGFEKKIKRFRDFGLWLVDDHALESPLGRL, from the exons ATGATGTCGACGTTTTTGCACCAAAGACCCATCCACAACCCGTTTTCGAATCAGTACCTATTGTCCCCTCACTCTAACTCGACTTCCCAAAGACCCATTTCGATTTTCAACCCCACCGCCCTTCTCATTCTCTTGTCTCTCCTGGTTGTCCTCTGGGTCTTTTTACCCTGGGCGGGCATGCCCGTCTTCATCTTCTCGACCACCAGATCACCTTCCGTTACCAAGTGGCGCCACTACTCGCTGGCACAAGCTGCTTCTTTTGTGGCCAAGAATGGCACCGTGATCGTTTGCGCCGTCAGCCAGCCTTACTTGCCCTTTCTTAACAACTGGTTGATTAGCATCTCCAGGCAAAAGCATCAAGATAAGGTCCTCGTGATTGCCGAGGACTACGCCACGCTCTATAAGGTGAACGAGCGGTGGCCTGGCCACGCCGTCCTCGTGCCTCCTGCCCCCGATGCACAAACTGCCCACAAGTTTGGTTCTCAG GGATTCTTCAATTTTACATCCCGAAGACCACGCCACCTACTACACATTTTGGAGCTTGGATATAATGTTATGTACAATGACGTTGATATGGTCTGGTTGGCTGATCCGTTCTTCTATTTGCAAGGAAATCACGATGTGTACTTTACAGATGATATGGCAGCA GTAAAACCTCTGCAACACTCTCATGATCTGCCACCACCGGGGAAAAAAGGGCGCACTTACATATGTAGCTGTTTGATTTTCCTTCGATCAACTCCTGGAGCAAAACTGGTTATGAAGAAGTGGATCGAGGAACTTCAAGAGCAGCCATGGTCCAAAGCAAAGAAGGCAAATGATCAGCCTGCTTTTAATTGGGCATTGAACAAAACTGTTGGAGCG GCAGCATTTCCAACTGGAGGATTATACTTCAAGAACCAGACGTGGGTGCAGGAAACCAAGGGAAAGCATGTTATAATTCACAATAATTATATCTCAGGTTTTGAGAAGAAGATAAAGCGCTTCCGTGACTTTGGCCTCTGGTTGGTTGATGATCATGCCCTCGAGTCCCCTCTAGGCAGACTATGA
- the LOC109002704 gene encoding UDP-D-xylose:L-fucose alpha-1,3-D-xylosyltransferase MGP4 isoform X1, whose product MMSTFLHQRPIHNPFSNQYLLSPHSNSTSQRPISIFNPTALLILLSLLVVLWVFLPWAGMPVFIFSTTRSPSVTKWRHYSLAQAASFVAKNGTVIVCAVSQPYLPFLNNWLISISRQKHQDKVLVIAEDYATLYKVNERWPGHAVLVPPAPDAQTAHKFGSQGFFNFTSRRPRHLLHILELGYNVMYNDVDMVWLADPFFYLQGNHDVYFTDDMAAVKPLQHSHDLPPPGKKGRTYICSCLIFLRSTPGAKLVMKKWIEELQEQPWSKAKKANDQPAFNWALNKTVGAVDLYLLPQAAFPTGGLYFKNQTWVQETKGKHVIIHNNYISGFEKKIKRFRDFGLWLVDDHALESPLGRL is encoded by the exons ATGATGTCGACGTTTTTGCACCAAAGACCCATCCACAACCCGTTTTCGAATCAGTACCTATTGTCCCCTCACTCTAACTCGACTTCCCAAAGACCCATTTCGATTTTCAACCCCACCGCCCTTCTCATTCTCTTGTCTCTCCTGGTTGTCCTCTGGGTCTTTTTACCCTGGGCGGGCATGCCCGTCTTCATCTTCTCGACCACCAGATCACCTTCCGTTACCAAGTGGCGCCACTACTCGCTGGCACAAGCTGCTTCTTTTGTGGCCAAGAATGGCACCGTGATCGTTTGCGCCGTCAGCCAGCCTTACTTGCCCTTTCTTAACAACTGGTTGATTAGCATCTCCAGGCAAAAGCATCAAGATAAGGTCCTCGTGATTGCCGAGGACTACGCCACGCTCTATAAGGTGAACGAGCGGTGGCCTGGCCACGCCGTCCTCGTGCCTCCTGCCCCCGATGCACAAACTGCCCACAAGTTTGGTTCTCAG GGATTCTTCAATTTTACATCCCGAAGACCACGCCACCTACTACACATTTTGGAGCTTGGATATAATGTTATGTACAATGACGTTGATATGGTCTGGTTGGCTGATCCGTTCTTCTATTTGCAAGGAAATCACGATGTGTACTTTACAGATGATATGGCAGCA GTAAAACCTCTGCAACACTCTCATGATCTGCCACCACCGGGGAAAAAAGGGCGCACTTACATATGTAGCTGTTTGATTTTCCTTCGATCAACTCCTGGAGCAAAACTGGTTATGAAGAAGTGGATCGAGGAACTTCAAGAGCAGCCATGGTCCAAAGCAAAGAAGGCAAATGATCAGCCTGCTTTTAATTGGGCATTGAACAAAACTGTTGGAGCG GTGGATCTCTATTTGCTTCCCCAGGCAGCATTTCCAACTGGAGGATTATACTTCAAGAACCAGACGTGGGTGCAGGAAACCAAGGGAAAGCATGTTATAATTCACAATAATTATATCTCAGGTTTTGAGAAGAAGATAAAGCGCTTCCGTGACTTTGGCCTCTGGTTGGTTGATGATCATGCCCTCGAGTCCCCTCTAGGCAGACTATGA